A region of Paramormyrops kingsleyae isolate MSU_618 chromosome 17, PKINGS_0.4, whole genome shotgun sequence DNA encodes the following proteins:
- the LOC111854970 gene encoding zinc finger FYVE domain-containing protein 1 yields the protein MSDLLLKEMDEVSLSDPKEGEEEGGGQSEGSGRSFLLVDEHENLQVRDEGEFLRKLDCRELTGVKVLSIFGNTGDGKSHTLNHVLFGGEEVFKTSAQQTSCTVGVWAAFDPAMGIVALDTEGLLGASSNQNQRMRLLLKVLAVSDVVVYRTRAERLHNDMFHFLGSASEAYLRHFTPELRALSTRCGLEVPLSSLGPAVVVFQETSRTRLLGHNSSVPGEAEMLLQKRFHDLSLRTDAFSSVQYVGAQTVAPPTDYSQLQNTVRQQVKNTASRSPRRPAVVYSALQALSDRFCGEISDDRVNIYSFFPDEYFTCSSECLSCGTRCRNGMNHLKDGIPHSGDGLCQYAHQYNNKVLICKRCYEGGREVIVIPKTSASTDSPWIGLAKYAWSGYVLECASCGIIYRSRQYWMGNQDPENSIVRPEVKHVWLGNEAFLTDHQNAAQRVLDGMNYVIQTVSEYSTGPTKAVTSWITDQVAPPYWRPNAEIIQCHSCRKPFDEAERKHHCRSCGEGFCQACSSRRMPVPEKGWGSTPVRVCEVCHRQGGGPTTTQVTSVDPRGLMARKVTEVAQSTLEMVTCAVDYPLGFVKGVARPDYWVPDHEILQCHHCRNTFTAKMSKHHCRACGQGVCSRCSTQSRMVPSRGWDHPVRVCDGCAEHKGSL from the exons ATGTCGGACCTGCTGCTGAAAGAGATGGACGAAGTGTCCCTTAGTGATCCGAAGGAGGgagaagaagaaggaggagGGCAGAGCGAAGGCAGCGGACGGAGTTTCCTTTTGGTGGACGAGCATGAAAATCTGCag GTTCGCGATGAGGGGGAGTTCCTTCGGAAGTTGGACTGCCGCGAGCTCACCGGGGTCAAGGTGCTTTCCATCTTCGGCAACACCGGCGACGGGAAGTCACACACCCTCAACCATGTCTTGTTTGGCGGCGAGGAGGTGTTCAAGACGTCAGCCCAGCAGACCTCTTGCACAGTCGGGGTGTGGGCGGCCTTCGATCCAGCCATGGGCATCGTGGCCCTGGACACAGAGGGTCTCTTGGGAGCCTCCAGCAACCAGAACCAGCGCATGCGGCTGTTGCTGAAGGTGCTGGCCGTGTCAGACGTGGTGGTGTACCGCACGCGGGCCGAGCGGCTGCACAACGACATGTTCCACTTCCTGGGCAGTGCCTCCGAGGCCTATCTGCGCCATTTCACCCCTGAGCTGCGTGCCTTGTCTACGCGCTGCGGCCTGGAGGTGCCCCTCTCCAGCCTGGGGCCCGCTGTCGTCGTCTTCCAGGAGACGTCCCGCACCAGGCTGCTGGGTCACA ACAGCAGTGTCCCCGGGGAGGCCGAGATGCTGCTGCAGAAGCGGTTTCACGACTTGAGCCTGCGCACGGACGCCTTCAGCTCGGTGCAGTACGTGGGCGCCCAGACCGTGGCCCCGCCCACCGACTACTCGCAGCTGCAGAACACCGTCCGCCAGCAAGTGAAGAACACTGCCAGCCGATCGCCGCGGCGGCCCGCCGTGGTGTACAGCgccctgcag GCCTTGAGCGACAGGTTCTGCGGAGAGATCTCGGACGACAGAGTGAACATATACTCGTTCTTCCCTGACGAATATTTCACCTGCTCCTCCGAGTGCCTCAGCTGTGG tactcGATGTAGGAATGGAATGAACCATCTGAAGGACGGTATCCCCCACAGTGGCGATGGTCTTTGCCAGTACGCCCACCAGTACAACAACAAAGTGCTCATCTGCAAG CGGTGCTACGAGGGAGGCAGGGAGGTGATTGTCATCCCGAAGACCTCTGCCTCTACGGACAGCCCCTGGATCGGCTTGGCCAAGTACGCGTGGTCGGG CTACGTGTTGGAATGCGCCAGCTGTGGGATCATCTACCGCAGCCGTCAGTACTGGATGGGTAACCAGGACCCAGAGAACAGCATAGTGCGGCCTGAGGTCAAGCACGTGTGGCTGGGG AACGAGGCCTTCTTGACGGACCACCAGAATGCAGCACAGAGGGTGCTGGATGGCATGAACTACGTTATCCAGACTGTGTCGGAGTACAGCACCGGGCCCACCAAGGCAGTCACCTCCTGGATCACTGATCAAGTGGCGCCGCCCTACTGGAGACCTAATGCTGAAATTATT caatgtcacaGCTGCAGAAAGCCGTTCGATGAGGCCGAGCGGAAGCACCACTGCCGCTCGTGTGGGGAGGGCTTCTGCCAGGCGTGCTCCAGCCGCCGCATGCCCGTGCCGGAGAAAGGCTGGGGCAGCACCCCCGTGAGGGTCTGTGAAGTCTGCCATCGCCAGGGGGGGGGACCTACCACCACCCAAG TGACGTCGGTGGACCCACGGGGTCTGATGGCCCGGAAGGTGACAGAGGTGGCCCAGTCCACGCTGGAAATGGTGACCTGTGCCGTGGATTATCCGCTAg GGTTCGTGAAGGGCGTAGCCCGGCCTGACTACTGGGTTCCTGACCACGAGATCCTGCAATGCCACCACTGCCGGAACACCTTCACAGCCAAGATGTCCAAGCACCACTGCCGCGCGTGTGGCCAGGGCGTGTGCAGCCGCTGCTCCACCCAGAGCCGCATGGTGCCGTCGCGGGGCTGGGACCACCCGGTGCGTGTCTGCGACGGCTGCGCCGAACACAAAGGCAGCCTATAG